A stretch of Chitinophaga caeni DNA encodes these proteins:
- the carA gene encoding glutamine-hydrolyzing carbamoyl-phosphate synthase small subunit: MPQSKSVQPAMLLLEDGTVFHGKAFGKIGTASGELCFNTGMTGYQEVFTDPSYKGQVLIMNNCYIGNYGTKTDDVESSSVKISGLICKNIAYNYSRQMADSSLEQFLLDNNLVAIYDVDTRALVAHIRSKGAMNVIISSEILDEEQLKAELAKVPSMEGLALCAEVSTKEAYHVGDANADIRIAVLDNGVKRNMLKCLSEKGAYLKVFPTETSFEECESFKPHAYFISNGPGDPAPLKYAVETIKKVLDVERPLFGICLGHQLLAMANGIPTYKMHHGHRGLNHPVKNLKTGKCEITTQNHGFAIDADAVTKSENIEVTHINLNDNTIEGIKVKNKPAFSVQYHPESTPGPHDSRYLFDDFFTMIRENM; this comes from the coding sequence ATGCCTCAGTCAAAATCCGTCCAGCCCGCCATGCTGTTGTTAGAAGATGGTACTGTTTTTCATGGGAAAGCATTCGGTAAAATCGGTACCGCATCCGGGGAACTTTGTTTCAATACCGGTATGACTGGCTACCAGGAAGTTTTTACGGATCCTTCGTATAAAGGACAGGTGCTGATTATGAATAATTGCTACATCGGTAATTATGGTACAAAAACCGACGATGTTGAAAGTAGCAGCGTTAAAATCAGCGGATTGATCTGTAAGAATATCGCTTACAACTATTCCAGGCAAATGGCTGACAGTTCATTGGAACAATTCTTACTGGATAACAACCTGGTAGCAATTTATGATGTGGATACCCGCGCATTGGTGGCGCATATCCGCAGTAAAGGAGCTATGAACGTGATTATCTCTTCCGAAATCCTTGATGAAGAGCAGTTGAAAGCCGAATTAGCGAAAGTACCTTCAATGGAAGGACTGGCTCTTTGCGCCGAAGTGTCTACCAAGGAAGCGTACCATGTAGGGGATGCTAATGCTGATATCCGTATCGCGGTGTTGGATAATGGTGTGAAAAGGAACATGCTGAAATGCTTGTCCGAGAAAGGCGCTTACCTCAAGGTATTCCCAACTGAAACAAGCTTCGAAGAGTGCGAAAGCTTCAAACCGCATGCTTATTTTATTTCCAATGGACCTGGTGATCCGGCGCCCTTGAAATACGCGGTGGAAACTATCAAGAAAGTACTTGATGTAGAACGCCCGCTGTTCGGTATCTGCCTTGGCCACCAATTATTAGCCATGGCTAATGGCATCCCGACATATAAAATGCACCATGGGCACCGTGGGTTGAATCACCCGGTTAAAAATCTCAAGACTGGTAAATGTGAGATCACGACGCAGAACCATGGCTTCGCTATTGATGCAGATGCGGTAACCAAGTCTGAAAACATCGAGGTGACGCATATTAACCTGAACGATAACACGATCGAAGGTATCAAAGTGAAAAATAAGCCTGCATTTTCAGTGCAATATCACCCGGAATCGACCCCCGGCCCGCACGACTCCAGGTATTTATTTGATGATTTCTTCACGATGATCCGTGAAAATATGTAA